A genomic window from Bdellovibrio sp. SKB1291214 includes:
- a CDS encoding TetR/AcrR family transcriptional regulator, translated as MKTKERILLTSIDLFNRSGVVAVTTNHIAKAMDISPGNLYFHYDNKEEILVELFKRMAKETYDVWRPRRVKKVTPQDFINDNFDLYWRYRFFHREMYALRRKDVELAKMWRTHIQKMMKLMVILYRQWVREGKMIKIDDVHEMQYVAESLLAMSTTFLQFFESAERQPGRRTIERGKRHVTRLLAPYTAGDTKDEFEKILKS; from the coding sequence ATGAAGACTAAAGAACGTATCCTTCTCACCTCTATTGATCTCTTTAATCGCAGTGGCGTTGTCGCTGTAACGACAAATCACATCGCAAAAGCGATGGATATCAGTCCCGGCAACCTTTATTTCCACTATGACAACAAAGAAGAAATCCTAGTTGAGTTGTTCAAACGCATGGCTAAGGAAACATACGATGTATGGCGTCCTCGTCGTGTAAAAAAGGTTACTCCGCAGGATTTCATCAACGACAACTTCGATCTTTACTGGCGCTATCGCTTTTTCCACCGCGAAATGTATGCTCTTCGTCGTAAGGATGTGGAGCTTGCGAAAATGTGGCGCACGCACATCCAAAAAATGATGAAGTTGATGGTGATTTTGTACCGTCAATGGGTGCGCGAAGGTAAGATGATCAAAATCGACGACGTTCATGAAATGCAATACGTAGCGGAGTCTTTGCTGGCAATGTCCACGACATTCCTGCAGTTCTTCGAATCAGCGGAACGCCAACCAGGCCGTCGTACCATTGAACGGGGTAAACGCCACGTGACTCGTTTGCTAGCTCCTTACACAGCTGGCGACACTAAAGACGAGTTTGAAAAAATTCTCAAATCCTAG
- a CDS encoding TraR/DksA family transcriptional regulator, which produces MAISEKLVGECRQRLLQSKQDILNRVKEARLNLDQNEEKGGDEGDQTVRVLAEQEFLSMHERLRSQLMEIESALARIENGSFGFCEETEEEIEPERLRAIPWTRLSIEGAEIRESVNKRYARG; this is translated from the coding sequence ATGGCTATCTCTGAAAAGTTGGTCGGCGAATGCAGACAAAGACTTTTGCAATCGAAGCAAGATATCCTCAATAGAGTGAAGGAAGCACGATTGAATTTGGACCAGAACGAGGAAAAGGGCGGCGATGAAGGCGATCAAACAGTTCGCGTTCTTGCTGAACAAGAATTCCTAAGCATGCACGAAAGACTTCGCTCGCAGCTTATGGAAATCGAATCGGCTCTGGCACGTATCGAAAACGGTTCTTTTGGTTTCTGCGAAGAAACTGAAGAGGAAATTGAGCCAGAACGTCTGCGCGCAATTCCTTGGACTCGTCTAAGCATCGAAGGTGCTGAGATTCGCGAGTCAGTGAACAAACGCTACGCTCGCGGCTAA